The DNA sequence GGCGGCTCTACACCCGAGGCGGGACACGAGCTTCGCGCGCAACCGACTGATCCCGCACGTCGACGACCTCGACGTCTGGTCGCTGTGGTGCTTCCGGGTCAGGCCGGGGCACCGGAAGCGGGGGATCTCGCACGCCCTCATCGACGGTGCCGTCGCGTATGCCAGGGACCGGGGCGCGCCCGCGATCGAGGGATACCCGGTCGACAACCGCGGCGAGAAGGTCGACCTGACGATGGCCTACGTCGGGACGCGCGCGCTCTTCGAACGTGCAGGTTTCGAGAAAGCAGCCGAGACCGGCTCCGTGCTGAACGGTTTTCCCCGGGTGCTGATGCGCCTCGATCTGGACAGGTCGAAGAAAACGTGAACCCATCCGGGGTGCACAGGCAATACGCAGCGTGAGCACAGACAGCGAGATCATCCAACGGTCTCTGGACCAACCGTCAGCCTTCGCCGAGCTGTTCGATCGACATGCGCGCGTGGTGAACGCCTTCGCCACGTATCGGATCGGCCGGCATGCCGCGGAGGACGTCCTGAGCGAGACGTTCCTCGTGGCGTTCCGGCGCCGCGCCGACTTCGACCGAGACGTCGAGTCGGCCGCCCCCTGGCTGCTCGGCATCGCCTCTCGCCTGATCCGCCGCCACCGGGCCGTGGAGGCGAAGCACTGGCGTTCGTTCGCGGCTGCCGTCGCGGGTGAGGAGCACGCGTCCGAGGGCGGCGTGGACGACGCGATGACGCGGATCGACGCGGAGCGCGAGCTCGCAGGGCTCAGAGCGCGCATCGCCGCCCTCGCGCCGAGGGACCGGGAGACGCTCTTGCTCTACGCGTGGCAGGGGCTGTCCTACGACGAGGTCGCGACG is a window from the Microbacterium sp. LWO14-1.2 genome containing:
- a CDS encoding GNAT family N-acetyltransferase yields the protein MSIEVRPATVFEDVAALVGPKKPTSTVCFCLSYRVGSKESLALKGPARAERVRELCHQDPPPGVIAYLDDEPVGWAALHPRRDTSFARNRLIPHVDDLDVWSLWCFRVRPGHRKRGISHALIDGAVAYARDRGAPAIEGYPVDNRGEKVDLTMAYVGTRALFERAGFEKAAETGSVLNGFPRVLMRLDLDRSKKT
- a CDS encoding sigma-70 family RNA polymerase sigma factor; its protein translation is MSTDSEIIQRSLDQPSAFAELFDRHARVVNAFATYRIGRHAAEDVLSETFLVAFRRRADFDRDVESAAPWLLGIASRLIRRHRAVEAKHWRSFAAAVAGEEHASEGGVDDAMTRIDAERELAGLRARIAALAPRDRETLLLYAWQGLSYDEVATALGIPVGTVRSRLSRIRKRLDPVRRAQARRQAETRTETQIGRAAGSIR